The Magnetovibrio sp. DNA window ACCCGTAATGTGCGCCGGGCGCGGCCATCGCGTTCAGCTCATCGGGCGGGCTGTCGTCGCCCATGCCGTCGGCGCCGTTGTCGGTGAAAAAGATCTGTCCGGTGGTGGGATGGTAATCGATGCCGACCGTATTGCGCACCCCGGTGGCGACGAGTTCCGGCTTGTCCCACTGTCCCGGGGTGAATTTCAAGATGCCGCCTTCATAGCCGCTGAGGCTGCACACGTTGCACGGCGCGCCGACGCCGACATAAAGCGCGCCGTCCGCGCCGAAGCGGATATAGCGGTTGCCGTGCCAGTCCTTGTCCGGCAGATCGTCGAACAGGACTTCGGGTTGGGCGTCGGTCAGCGCATCGATGGACGGCACGTGGTAGCGGGTCACGCGGTGCTGTTCGACGACGTAGAGGTAGCCGTCCTTCCACGCAATGCCGTTGGGCGACGTCAGACCGCGCAACACCGGATACGTGGGGCGCAGGTCGTCGTCATCGCTCAGCGGGACGGCGTATACGGTGTCGTGGCGGGTGCTGACGAACAGCACGCCCAAATCTTCGGCCAACGCCAGAGAGCGCGCTGCTGGGGCTTTGGCGAACACGGAAATGGAAAAATTGGGCGGCAGCTTCAGGCCATAGGCGGCGTGGGCGGCATGCCCAGACAAGGCACAAACGGACAGTATGACGCCCATCAGCAATCGCTTCGGGCGGGCTTTGCGCCAGATGGTTGCGATCAAATCCATGGCCGAATTTTGCCCGTTGTCCGCCAGCCATGCAATCCACAAAAAAACTGCCCATGGACCGAGCCATGGGCAGTTTTCATTGGATAGATTTCTAAGCGAACTTAGAAATCGTAGCTGATGCCGACTTCGAAATCGTGCTGCTTCATTTGCAGATCGATCGGAGCAGCTGCGCCACCAAAGATGTGGTTGACGTTGACGCCGGTGATGTTGGCGTTGAACGCGTGGGTGTAGGACATCGACAGAGCCAGGTTCGGGGCCATGTCGTAGGTGCCGCCAACGCTGACGTGCGTGTTCACAACGGCCGGGGCAAGGATGTTGAACAGCGTTTCGTGTTGGGAGAACGCCGCCGAGTTGTGGCTGATGCCAGCGCGCAGGTCGAGATCGTCACTGTACTTGTACTGTCCGCCAAGTTTAACAACGTCCATGTTCTGCCAGCCGAAGCCGATACCCTGGCTGTTACCAAGCGAGTTGTTACCGATCTTACCACCGGCACCGGTGTGGAACGACGCAACCGAGATGTTGTGGCTGTTCGCGATCGAGGGCACCGTGCTGTAGAAAATGCGCTGCAGGTCGACGGCCATCGTCAACTTGTCGTCAACTTTGTAAGACCCACCGAAGCTGACGGTCGGGGGAATGTCGAAATCACCCTTTTCAGCAAACAGACCGGCGTACTTGTCGAACTTCTGCATGTACATTTTCGTTTGAGCCATGGCGCCCAAGGTCAGCTTGTCGTTGATTTCACCCAACCAGCCCAAACGCACACCGTAACCGTAGGAATAATCGTATCCATTGTCGGTCAGTTTGGTGTTATCCGAAGAGATCGAACCAAAGCCTTGCAGACCCGTTGCCTTGAACCGCTGAGCGGCAAAGGTCGGGGTGATGCCGATGGAGTGGATGCTGTCGATCTGGTGGGCGTAGGTTAAGCCCAAGAAAGCCTGTGCAAGATCGATGCCGGTACGGCCGCTGGTGCCGCCGGTGAAGACGTTGGTGGCATAATCCGTGTTCATGCCGCCGTTGGCCGACAGCGTCACGCCGAGGGAATAATCGCCCATGTCCCAGTTCACGCCGAAGCTCGGGACGTAGAAGATGTTGTTGCTGCTCTTCTGGTCGTTGTCGTTCATGAAGTTCGTGGCGGCAGCGCCTGCAGTCGAATATTTGCGAAGCGGCGAGAAGATGGCCACAGCGCCCTCAACCTTGTTGCCGATTTTTTTCATGCCGGCAGGGTTGTTCATCGCGGCTTGGGTATCTTGCGGCATAGCCATGCCTGCGCCGGCCATACCTTTGGCTTTGGTGCCGTAGGCGTTGGAAAAATAGCCGTTGGTGGCGCTGGCCGTACCTGCAAATGCCATGACTACGGCGGCTGCGGCAACACCTGACAGTAGGGTCAGCTTAAAGTTGCTCTTCATATTATGTATTCCCCCTTGGTGCCGGTCTTCGTGGCTGAGCCCACGGTCGGGCCGGCATCGTTACGTTTGTGGTGCGTGCTGAGTATAGATCAATAAGTGCAATTTGATCCAGGTGTTCATCGTCAATATAACCGACCATAAATCCTGTTCAGCAGAATGTGTCAGAAATCTAACGGATTTTATTAGATTATGAGTAGTATCTATGTAGCACTGTAATGGATTTTTCTAATGTGTTGCCAATGTGCAACATTGCGAAACTGACCGAATCGAAAGGTGATTGGCTCACCTCGATCATTTTTAGGGTGATTTTGTTAAATTCACATTTTCTAATGTTAAATTATCGATGATCTATCGGAGCGAGTTTGCGCCGAAAAAAAACGCCGACCGGATGAGTGGTCGGCGCTTTTGATTGTCGGTTGCAAACCTCTTAACGCAGATAGAGATGAACCTCGTTGGTCGATGCGCTGGAAGCGGTTTTGCCGGACACGGCGACACGTGCGGGCGGCAGGCCCATTTCCACAAGCGAGCGCAGCACGTCTTCGGCGTGGCGACGGGCTTTGGTGGAATTCAACGCTAC harbors:
- a CDS encoding PQQ-dependent sugar dehydrogenase, with protein sequence MDLIATIWRKARPKRLLMGVILSVCALSGHAAHAAYGLKLPPNFSISVFAKAPAARSLALAEDLGVLFVSTRHDTVYAVPLSDDDDLRPTYPVLRGLTSPNGIAWKDGYLYVVEQHRVTRYHVPSIDALTDAQPEVLFDDLPDKDWHGNRYIRFGADGALYVGVGAPCNVCSLSGYEGGILKFTPGQWDKPELVATGVRNTVGIDYHPTTGQIFFTDNGADGMGDDSPPDELNAMAAPGAHYGFPWYGGGEDRAPHFRLLPVPSGMIPPVVRFQAHVAPLGLDFYDGRMFPEEYRGDAFVAQHGSWNRSSPVGYLIMRVRFDDTGRVVGHEPFIEGWLRPNGDVTGRPVDLEELPDGSLLISDDAAGLIYRVTYKKP
- a CDS encoding OmpP1/FadL family transporter, whose amino-acid sequence is MKSNFKLTLLSGVAAAAVVMAFAGTASATNGYFSNAYGTKAKGMAGAGMAMPQDTQAAMNNPAGMKKIGNKVEGAVAIFSPLRKYSTAGAAATNFMNDNDQKSSNNIFYVPSFGVNWDMGDYSLGVTLSANGGMNTDYATNVFTGGTSGRTGIDLAQAFLGLTYAHQIDSIHSIGITPTFAAQRFKATGLQGFGSISSDNTKLTDNGYDYSYGYGVRLGWLGEINDKLTLGAMAQTKMYMQKFDKYAGLFAEKGDFDIPPTVSFGGSYKVDDKLTMAVDLQRIFYSTVPSIANSHNISVASFHTGAGGKIGNNSLGNSQGIGFGWQNMDVVKLGGQYKYSDDLDLRAGISHNSAAFSQHETLFNILAPAVVNTHVSVGGTYDMAPNLALSMSYTHAFNANITGVNVNHIFGGAAAPIDLQMKQHDFEVGISYDF